In Zygosaccharomyces rouxii strain CBS732 chromosome F complete sequence, a single window of DNA contains:
- the POL2 gene encoding DNA polymerase epsilon catalytic subunit (highly similar to uniprot|P21951 Saccharomyces cerevisiae YNL262W POL2 Catalytic subunit of DNA polymerase epsilon one of the major chromosomal DNA replication polymerases characterized by processivity and proofreading exonuclease activity also involved in DNA synthesis during DNA repair) → MSNTRIGGALPNNYALTAQQLARASKINEIDDMMGYESYVPPQHNERIDVNHLENVPGRVGWLINMHPTTVTSESMTGKSEFAGGISAVDYYFLDEEGGSFKSTVSYDPYFFVKCSDDYRVQEVEEFLKKYLESCVKEVSVVQRKDLKMDNHLVGLERSLVKLTFINSNQLFEARKLLRPILAQNENNKVQKNTYRVHVPHRTSNKFEDAKALIEDIREHDVPYHVRVSIDKDIRVGKWYKVTSAGFFECAEKVAFADPVVLAFDIETTKAPLKFPDSSTDQIMMISYMIDGDGFLITNREIISEDIEDFEYSPTQEFLGNFAIFNEADELSLLQRFFEHIRDVRPSVIATFNGDFFDWPFVDNRAKINGLDMYEEIGFAPDAEGEYKSPYCSHMDCFRWVKRDSYLPQGSQGLKAVTQAKLGYNPIELDPELMTPYAFEKPQQLSEYSVSDAVATYYLYMKYVHPFIFSLCTIIPLNPDEVLRKGTGTLCEMLLTVQAYKGNILLPNKYTDPIERFYDGHLLESETYVGGHVESLEAGVFRKDIKNHFNIDPEAIDNLLEELPHALKFCIEVENKTPMDKITNYQQVEDEIRSKLLDLKHNNKRHEYPLIYHVDVASMYPNIMISNRLQPDSMKTERDCASCDFNRPGKNCDRRMKWAWRGEFFPAKMDEYNMIKRALQNETFPNPNKMSKKQFLTFDELSYAQQVSHIKKRLTDYSKKNYHRIKASEVVEREAIICQRENPFYANTVRAFRDRRYEFKGLVKKWKNKKSSLDKSDKHGRDESQKMVILYDSLQLAHKVILNSFYGYVMRKGSRWYSMEMAGITCLTGATLIQMARSLVERLGIPLELDTDGIWCTIPQSFPDEFKFTLENGKKLSLSYPCSMLNYRVHQKFTNHQYQNLVDPANYKYETLSENSIFFELDGPYRAMVLPTSKEEGKGIKKRYAVFNDDGSLAELKGFELKRRGELQLIKNFQGDLFKVFLEGDTLENCYAAVGKIANRWLDILDYKGSMLEDEDLVDLICENKSMSKTLKEYGGQKSTSITTARRLGEFLGEEMVKDKGLQCKYVISAKPFNTPVTDRAIPVAIFLAETSVKRSFLRRWTMDMSLEDFDLRNILDWGYYRERVASVIQKIITIPAALQGIPNPVPRVEHPPWLQKRIAAQGDKFKQTSLNRFFVKKDDSPANGRVKDIEDMFTSKEGEQATRKVAKVSTAKKVSKRRRDESNQVEEALVLPTEMPSMDEDYVAWLNYQKIKWKIQARDRARRSQLFGESNNSVERTALGSMIRKQAESYADSTWEILQYKPSAQPGVLDVYVSINDKIQTLKFIIPKTIYAKFKMTPYAEMKYCVLERTNAVLPNSPEMKDTSSQNLYKITLPENVFLEQIEDSTSSLNDENVVGIFEGSITATERAIMELGSTVTFKSNTVGTLGKGLQKGFDMKNLMTEESDRYLNRFSMAVSYLLHVPTNIGYEFFLMCNSWSETVEVFFIKPSAQAHDISASSLEQLYKDAYLKKISKLQGYSRFFDLKDHMKFELHGFVDIAKLYRKITSQINQQKEDKGFQFLLMLQSPYSSKLLNALRVLNQVPIIEIAMTELILPRLNWQGALNKKLISNILSCGPRLSHLVTLSQFSNIPLCNLKVDTMGYIIDILYARRLKKEGMVMWWNENSPLADHGGVQKDYDPNTAWLQNDLEFPVINNVGVYDKAVLEIEMSNLTVNTVLGSALITEAEGCDLAEADAENDAALRATSSMGAFVQDAFSSGSLAVLRNMLKDWWDSALKDNMIADLLVNSFVNWVQDPDSKLFDNALRYHVHNLTKKSQLQLINEFYNLGSTVVYSDRSRLLVKTKKYSPETCYAYGQYIIKAIRTNPAFTYLDLKIDRYWDLLIWMDNYNFGGLACTEIRDKETQDFRAYSQWHIRNFLPPIYQQEFDDWMMIILDSMLKTKTQYLESKTGTQRLTQLHHLPQDNNPENEENGPLTNFTEIFSGPLIKRVQKLYRNQQEFILNPSYASDYAFPVLPGSNTVSRNPLLELVKYLCHIMLLCKETILEVRSLRKTLLKIFEVREFDKSSEFTDPGSKLVISGLLCEYCFFMNNIDFCQGGTTHFACAKCQRNFDHTLIQEHLIYKLLAEIDSYLTQDLRCSRCHKIRQDLMSPHCDCSGKWEGTISSDQVQKSCKIYKQVAQFFDFDLLLTALNDISS, encoded by the coding sequence ATGTCAAATACAAGGATAGGTGGTGCTCTTCCAAACAACTATGCACTGACTGCTCAACAGCTCGCAAGAGCAAGCAAAATCAATGAAATAGACGATATGATGGGGTATGAGAGTTACGTACCTCCACAACACAATGAGAGGATAGATGTGAACCATTTAGAGAACGTACCAGGACGTGTTGGGTGGCTGATCAATATGCATCCTACTACTGTTACTTCAGAGTCCATGACAGGTAAGTCCGAATTTGCAGGAGGTATATCGGCGGTAGATTATTATTTCCTGGACGAAGAAGGTGGTAGTTTTAAATCAACTGTGAGTTATGACCCATACTTTTTCGTGAAATGTAGTGATGATTATAGAGTGCAAGAAGTGGAggaatttctcaaaaaatATTTAGAATCATGTGTTAAGGAAGTGAGCGTAGTACAGAGgaaggatttgaaaatggataACCATCTCGTGGGGCTGGAAAGAAGTTTAGTTAAATTGACATTTATAAATTCCAACCAATTGTTTGAAGCAAGGAAACTGTTAAGACCAATTTTGGCACAAAACGAGAACAATAAAGTTCAAAAAAATACTTACAGGGTACATGTACCTCATCGTACTAGTaacaaatttgaagatgccaAAGCACTGATAGAAGACATTAGAGAACACGATGTGCCATATCACGTACGAGTTTCGATTGATAAAGATATTCGTGTAGGAAAATGGTACAAGGTAACGTCAGCGGGTTTTTTCGAGTGTGCGGAAAAAGTGGCATTCGCAGATCCAGTAGTCCTAGCGTTTGATATTGAAACGACAAAGGCGCCTCTGAAGTTTCCAGATTCTTCTACAGATCAAATTATGATGATTTCTTACATGATAGACGGTGATGGTTTCCTAATAACCAATAGGGAGATTATTTCTGAAGatattgaagattttgaataCTCGCCAACACAGGAATTTTTGGGTAATTTTGCTATTTTCAATGAAGCTGATGAATTATcacttttacaaagattCTTCGAACATATTAGAGATGTAAGGCCGTCAGTAATTGCTACATTCAACGGTGATTTCTTCGATTGGCCGTTTGTTGATAATAGAGCAAAGATAAATGGATTAGATATGTATGAAGAGATTGGCTTCGCTCCCGATGCCGAAGGTGAATATAAATCACCTTACTGTTCTCATATGGATTGTTTCCGGTGGGTCAAACGTGATTCTTACCTGCCACAGGGTTCGCAAGGTTTAAAAGCTGTGACTCAAGCTAAATTAGGTTATAATCCCATTGAATTGGATCCTGAGTTAATGACACCTTatgcatttgaaaaaccACAACAATTATCAGAGTATTCGGTTTCTGATGCTGTGGCCACGTATTACCTTTACATGAAATATGTTCATCCGTTCATCTTTTCCCTCTGTACAATTATTCCATTAAATCCTGATGAAGTTTTGAGAAAGGGTACTGGTACTCTTTGTGAAATGCTTCTTACTGTGCAAGCATACAAGGGTAATATTTTATTGCCCAACAAATACACGgatccaattgaaagattctATGATGGTCACCTTTTGGAATCAGAAACTTACGTTGGTGGACACGTCGAATCTCTAGAAGCCGGAGTGTTTAGAAAAGACATTAAAAATCACTTTAACATCGATCCAGAAGCCATTGATAACcttttagaagaattaccgcatgcattgaaattttgtattGAAGTAGAAAATAAAACACCTATGGATAAAATAACGAATTATCAACAagtggaagatgaaattagatcTAAATTATTGGACTTGAaacataataataaaagacACGAGTATCCTTTAATTTACCATGTGGACGTGGCATCCATGTATCCCAATATTATGATTTCTAATAGACTTCAGCCGGACAGTATGAAGACTGAAAGGGACTGTGCTAGTTGTGATTTCAATAGACCTGGTAAGAATTGTGATAGACGTATGAAGTGGGCATGGAGAGGTGAATTCTTCCCTGCGAAGATGGACGAATATAACATGATTAAAAGAGCATTACAAAATGaaacttttccaaatcctAATAAGATGTCCAAGAAGCAATTCTTAACATTTGATGAGCTCAGTTATGCTCAACAAGTTTCACATATTAAAAAAAGACTGACAGATTACAGTAAAAAGAATTATCATAGAATAAAAGCATCCGAAGTGGTGGAAAGGGAGGCCATCATTTGTCAAAGGGAGAATCCCTTTTATGCCAATACTGTGCGTGCCTTCCGTGATAGAAGATATGAGTTCAAAGGTTTAGTcaaaaagtggaagaatAAAAAGTCTTCACTTGATAAATCTGACAAGCATGGCAGAGATGAATCGCAGAAAATGGTTATTCTTTATGACTCTTTGCAACTGGCACACAAAGTTATTTTAAATTCGTTTTATGGTTATGTTATGAGAAAAGGTTCCCGTTGGTATTCTATGGAAATGGCAGGTATCACTTGTTTAACAGGTGCAACTCTAATTCAAATGGCAAGAAGTTTAGTCGAAAGGCTGGGAATACCGTTGGAATTGGACACTGACGGTATATGGTGTACTATTCCACAATCTTTTccagatgaatttaaatttacTCTCGAAAATGGCAAGAAGTTGTCGCTGTCGTACCCTTGTTCAATGCTTAATTACAGAGTTCACCAAAAGTTTACCAAccatcaatatcaaaatttggttgACCCAGCTAATTACAAATATGAGACGCTCAGTGaaaattccatttttttcgaGTTGGATGGTCCTTATAGGGCAATGGTTCTCCCTACTtctaaagaagaaggtaaagGTATTAAGAAAAGATACGCTGTTTTTAACGACGATGGTTCGCTGGCCGAACTTAAAGGTTTTGAATTAAAAAGACGTGGTGAATTGCAATTAATCAAGAACTTTCAAGGAGACTTATTTAAGGTCTTCTTGGAGGGTGATACCTTAGAAAATTGTTATGCCGCTGTGGGAAAAATTGCAAATAGATGGTTGGATATTTTGGATTATAAAGGATCCATGCTAGAGGATGAAGACTTGGTCGATTTGATTTGTGAAAATAAGAGTATGAGcaaaactttgaaagaatacGGGGGTCAAAAGTCAACATCCATTACGACGGCTAGAAGGCTCGGTGAGTTTTTGGGAGAGGAGATGGTCAAAGACAAAGGTCTTCAATGTAAATATGTCATAAGTGCCAAACCATTCAATACTCCAGTGACAGATCGTGCCATACCGGTGGCCATCTTTTTGGCAGAGACTTCTGTTAAAAGGTCATTTTTGAGAAGATGGACTATGGACATGTCGCTAGAAGACTTCGATCTCAGAAATATTTTAGATTGGGGTTATTACCGTGAGAGAGTTGCATCAGTTATCCAAAAAATTATCACGATTCCTGCAGCTTTGCAAGGTATTCCCAATCCAGTTCCTAGGGTTGAACACCCACCTTGGTTGCAGAAGAGAATAGCCGCCCAAGGCGATAAGTTCAAGCAAACTTCCTTGAACAGgttctttgtaaagaaaGATGATTCCCCAGCTAATGGTCGTGTTAAAGATATTGAGGACATGTTCACTTCAAAGGAAGGTGAGCAAGCTACACGGAAAGTTGCAAAAGTTTCTACCGCTAAGAAAGTATCGAAGAGGAGAAGAGATGAATCTAATCAAGTTGAAGAAGCACTGGTTTTACCAACGGAAATGCCCTCCATGGATGAAGATTATGTTGCATGGTTAAATTACCAGAAGATAAAATGGAAGATTCAAGCTAGGGACAGAGCCCGTAGATCACAACTGTTTGGtgaatcaaataattctgTGGAGAGAACTGCACTTGGTAGCATGATTAGGAAACAGGCTGAATCATACGCAGATTCTACTTGGGAAATTTTGCAATATAAACCATCAGCACAACCTGGTGTTCTGGATGTTTACGTGAGCATCAATGATAAGATTCAAACTTTGAAGTTCATCATTCCGAAGACTATCTACGCTAAATTCAAGATGACACCATATGCGGAAATGAAGTACTGTGTTTTGGAGAGGACCAATGCCGTATTGCCTAACAGTCCAGAAATGAAAGATActtcttctcaaaatctttacaaaattaCGTTACCAGAAAATGTGTTTTTggaacaaattgaagataGTACGAGTAGTTtgaatgatgaaaatgtgGTAGGTATATTTGAGGGTTCCATCACTGCTACGGAAAGGGCAATCATGGAGTTGGGTTCCACGGTAACGTTCAAATCCAATACTGTGGGCACTTTGGGTAAGGGCCTACAGAAAGGTTTTGATATGAAAAACTTGATGACAGAGGAGAGCGATAGATATCTAAACAGGTTTTCTATGGCTGTAAGCTATCTACTCCACGTTCCTACGAATATTGGCTACGAGTTTTTCCTAATGTGCAACTCTTGGAGTGAAACTGTGGAAGTTTTCTTCATTAAGCCTTCCGCGCAAGCTCACGATATAAGCGCTTCAAGCTTGGAGCAGCTTTACAAGGACGCGTAtctaaaaaaaatatcCAAATTACAGGGTTATTCTCGATTTTTCGACCTGAAGGACCATATGAAGTTTGAGCTTCATGGTTTTGTTGATATTGCCAAGCTCTACCGTAAGATCACTAGTCAAATCAATCAACAAAAGGAAGACAAAGGGTTCCAATTCCTGTTGATGTTACAATCGCCCTATTCATCTAAATTGTTGAATGCTTTAAGGGTTTTGAATCAAGTTCCTATAATTGAAATTGCAATGACAGAGTTAATCTTGCCTCGTTTGAATTGGCAAGGTGCTCTTAACAAAAAGTTGATTTCCAACATTTTGTCTTGTGGTCCAAGGCTATCCCACTTGGTCACTTTGTCTCAATTCAGTAATATTCCATTATGCAACCTGAAAGTCGACACTATGGGATACATTATTGATATCTTGTATGCTAGAAggttgaagaaagaaggaaTGGTTATGTGGTGGAACGAAAATTCTCCTTTGGCAGATCACGGTGGTGTCCAAAAAGATTATGATCCGAATACTGCATGGCTGCAAAatgatttggaatttccTGTCATCAATAATGTTGGCGTCTATGACAAGGCTGTTCTTGAAATCGAAATGTCTAATTTAACCGTGAACACGGTCTTAGGATCTGCATTGATCACCGAAGCGGAGGGTTGCGATTTGGCTGAGGCGGATGCAGAGAACGATGCTGCATTAAGAGcaacttcatcaatgggTGCCTTTGTTCAAGATGCGTTTTCCAGCGGTTCTTTGGCGGTTCTAAGAAATATGCTAAAGGATTGGTGGGACAGTGCATTAAAGGATAATATGATTGCTGATTTGCTTGTAAACTCATTTGTGAACTGGGTTCAAGATCCCGACTCCAAGCTCTTTGACAATGCATTAAGGTATCATGTTCACAATTTGACCAAGAAAtctcaattgcaattgatcaatgagTTTTACAACTTAGGTTCCACTGTTGTCTATTCAGACAGAAGCCGTCTTTTGGTGAAGACTAAGAAATACTCTCCTGAAACTTGTTATGCTTATGGTCAATACATCATTAAAGCCATTAGAACGAATCCCGCCTTTACCTATTTGGATCTAAAGATTGATAGGTATTGGGATCTACTTATTTGGATGGATAACTACAATTTTGGTGGATTAGCTTGTACTGAGATCCGGGATAAAGAAACGCAGGATTTTAGAGCTTATTCGCAGTGGCATATCCGGAACTTTTTACCGCCCATATATCAGCAGGAATTTGACGATTGGATGATGATCATTCTTGACAGTATGCTTAAAACAAAGACACAGTATTTGGAATCTAAGACAGGTACACAGAGGTTAACACAATTGCACCATTTGCCACAGGATAATAACCCtgagaatgaagaaaatggcCCGTTGACCAATTTTACAGAAATCTTTTCAGGTCCTCTCATCAAAAGAGTACAAAAATTATACAGAaatcaacaagaatttatcTTGAATCCCAGTTATGCTTCTGACTACGCATTTCCTGTTTTACCTGGTTCCAACACTGTATCAAGAAACCCACTACTCGAGTTGGTTAAATACCTATGCCATATCATGCTTCTGTGTAAAGAAACTATCCTGGAGGTGAGATCATTGCGTAAGACGTTGCTCAAGATCTTTGAAGTTAGGGAATTTGACAAATCCTCTGAATTCACAGATCCAGGTTCAAAGTTGGTTATTTCGGGATTGTTATGTGAATACTGCTTTTTTATGAACAATATCGATTTTTGTCAAGGCGGTACTACCCATTTCGCATGTGCTAAATGTCAGAGGAATTTCGACCATACCCTAATTCAGGAACATCTGATCTATAAGCTGCTGGCTGAGATCGACTCATACTTGACTCAAGATTTAAGATGCTCCCGCTGTCACAAGATTAGGCAAGATTTGATGAGTCCTCACTGTGATTGTTCAGGTAAATGGGAGGGAACCATCTCCAGCGACCAAGTACAGAAGAGCTGCAAGATTTACAAACAAGTGGCCCAATTCTTCgattttgatcttcttctaaCCGCCCTTAATGACATCAGTAGCTGA
- the YIF1 gene encoding protein transporter YIF1 (similar to uniprot|P53845 Saccharomyces cerevisiae YNL263C) has translation MSYNPYSYSAQGSVNDRFTRDAYEGVPNSGVQPGVQPGVQSATPGQAYPADPSTSMAYQLGQTAFTNFIGQQNFSQFQEVSKATSSSLSHYFQVTTAYVLRKLKIILLPFYNKSSWQRLPGSQLQGPGSIVFLPPKDDVNSPDLYIPIMGLVTYILVWNVQKGLEGSFNPENLYYKLSSTLAFVALDLVILKLGLYLLVNTSSPTASFTELICYVGYKFIPLTLVLLFPSQHFALSIFIKSYLFIAFGVFLLRSVKFNLFNVSTDDMASIKKTTVKKCNYFLFVYGFLWQSILMWLMG, from the coding sequence ATGTCATATAATCCATATTCCTATTCAGCTCAAGGGAGCGTGAATGATAGATTTACTCGAGATGCATATGAGGGTGTTCCCAACAGTGGTGTGCAACCAGGTGTACAACCAGGTGTTCAAAGTGCTACGCCAGGTCAAGCTTACCCTGCTGATCCAAGTACCTCCATGGCATATCAATTAGGTCAGACTGCatttaccaatttcataGGTCAACAGAATTTCTCACAATTTCAAGAGGTGAGTAAAGCTACTTCGAGTTCACTTTCACATTATTTCCAAGTAACTACAGCATACGTTTTGCGCAAACTGAAAATTATTTTGCTTCCCTTCTACAACAAGAGCAGTTGGCAGAGGTTACCGGGATCGCAATTGCAAGGACCAGGATCAATTGTTTTCTTACCACCAAAAGATGATGTTAATTCCCCCGACCTTTATATTCCAATTATGGGCTTGGTCACTTACATCCTTGTGTGGAACGTTCAAAAAGGGTTAGAAGGCTCATTTAATCCTGAAAATTTGTACTACAAATTGTCATCCACTCTGGCGTTTGTAGCGTTGGATTTAGTTATTTTAAAGTTGGGATTGTACCTTTTAGTCAACACTAGTTCCCCCACGGCAAGCTTCACTGAATTAATCTGTTACGTCGGCTATAAATTTATCCCACTGACTTTAGTGCTACTATTCCCAAGCCAACATTTCGCGCTGtccattttcattaaaagTTACCTTTTCATAGCGTTTGGTGTGTTTTTGTTAAGATCAGTCAAGTTTAACTTATTCAACGTATCTACGGATGATATGGCAAGCATTAAAAAAACGACTGTCAAGAAATGCAATTATTTCCTCTTCGTCTATGGATTCCTATGGCAAAGTATCTTAATGTGGCTTATGGGATAA
- the CWC23 gene encoding U2-type spliceosomal complex subunit CWC23 (weakly similar to uniprot|P52868 Saccharomyces cerevisiae YGL128C) — MKNAELKQIYDDKIDLYDVLRFDDRKASSSDLRKRFRQLALEYHPDKNPEDTEVIHKFHLISLAADILTNDHLRGKYDLWWDQQLALNKQQSQRGEWVARLERREKKDTATNIDVNRTTDFSSIQKYGEYLRKLKHFNLSYNWSPQTPSEQSFCDSSTLRLEIETNNREKIKVLQEEVLRSHLESLFRVPIHSIYYSTRNRPGDPTMVAYVIFQSPTDSRLIYKRYKDQILPSPLTGIQPRIPISYYKNHTQTPLEPRIESLVANRAVQID, encoded by the coding sequence atgaaaaatgcagAGTTGAAGCAAATATATGACgataaaattgatctttATGATGTGCTAAGATTTGATGACAGAAAAGCGTCGAGCTCTGATTTAAGAAAACGGTTTAGACAACTGGCTCTTGAATACCATCCTGATAAGAACCCTGAAGATACAGAAGTAATTCACAAATTCCACCTAATTTCACTTGCGGCGGATATACTGACTAATGATCATTTAAGAGGGAAATACGACTTGTGGTGGGATCAACAACTAGCTCTCAACAAGCAACAAAGTCAAAGAGGTGAATGGGTTGCACGATTGGAAAGACGTGAAAAGAAGGATACCGCTACCAATATAGATGTGAATAGGACTACGGATTTCAGTTCCATTCAAAAATATGGTGAATACTTGCGCAAGCTCAAGCATTTTAATCTCTCCTACAATTGGTCACCTCAGACTCCATCTGAACAATCATTTTGTGATTCTTCTACGCTAAGATtagaaattgaaacaaaCAACCgtgaaaaaatcaaagtACTTCAGGAAGAAGTCCTTCGATCCCATCTGGAATCCCTTTTCAGGGTACCCATTCACTCAATTTACTATTCTACAAGAAATAGACCAGGAGATCCCACAATGGTGGCATACGTGATATTCCAATCACCAACAGACTCTAGACTCATCTATAAGCGCTACAAGGACCAAATCTTACCTTCGCCTTTGACAGGCATTCAACCTCGTATACCAATTAGCTACTACAAAAATCACACACAAACACCATTGGAGCCCAGAATCGAGTCCCTGGTAGCAAATAGAGCCGTGCAAATCGATTGA
- the PDR17 gene encoding phosphatidylinositol transporter (similar to uniprot|P53844 Saccharomyces cerevisiae YNL264C PDR17 Phosphatidylinositol transfer protein (PITP) downregulates Plb1p-mediated turnover of phosphatidylcholine found in the cytosol and microsomes homologous to Pdr16p deletion affects phospholipid composition), producing MGLFNKKSKDTANNANKKNSIPCDRAFVTPPERYGRGNPPRKLLGSTWEAYKAILRHFQNENLQIPVNTSSKKLLPLVSEEKFWLTRECMLRYLKGNKGNVQVSIQKLEESLVWRREVGLTLLSKDAKPLDADLVAPENETGKEVILGFDQERRPLLYMKNGRQNTEASFRQVQQLIYMMEAATTFCPQGVDSLTVLIDFKHYKEPGIISDKMPPMSISKLSLNVMQNHYPERLGKGILVNIPWFAWAFLKMMYPFLDPETRQKAIFDEPFEKYIEPSQLDALYNGELNFHYKHEIYWPDLTTKVNKLKESQYSRFLKFGGTVGISEFDLKGDHDELICPVESQGVI from the coding sequence ATGGGTCTGTTCAACAAGAAATCTAAGGACACGGCTAATAACGCCAACAAGAAGAACTCGATTCCATGTGATCGTGCATTTGTGACACCCCCGGAAAGATATGGTCGTGGGAACCCTCCTAGAAAGCTACTAGGATCCACTTGGGAAGCTTATAAAGCCATATTAAGGCACTTTCAGAATGAAAATTTGCAAATACCTGTAAATACTTCGAGCAAGAAACTATTACCACTGGTGTCTGAGGAAAAATTCTGGTTAACGAGAGAATGCATGTTGAGATATCTGAAAGGTAATAAAGGAAATGTTCAAGTGTCCATTCAAAAGCTCGAAGAGAGTTTAGTGTGGAGAAGAGAAGTAGGGCTGACACTATTAAGTAAAGATGCGAAACCATTAGACGCGGATTTAGTGGCACCTGAAAACGAAACTGGTAAAGAAGTCATACTGGGGTTTGATCAAGAGAGAAGGCCATTGTTGTACATGAAGAATGGACGTCAGAACACTGAAGCTTCTTTTAGACAAGTTCAACAACTGATCTACATGATGGAGGCAGCTACCACGTTTTGTCCCCAAGGTGTGGACTCTTTAACGGTTTTAATCGATTTCAAGCATTATAAAGAACCTGGCATCATATCTGATAAGATGCCACCGATGTCTATTTCGAAGTTGTCATTAAATGTTATGCAAAATCACTATCCAGAAAGGCTTGGTAAAGGTATCTTAGTTAATATTCCCTGGTTTGCATGGGCCTTTCTCAAAATGATGTATCCATTTTTAGATCCAGAAACTAGGCAAAAGGCAATATTTGATGAGCCCTTTGAAAAGTACATCGAGCCTTCTCAATTGGATGCGCTCTACAAtggtgaattgaatttcCACTACAAGCATGAGATATACTGGCCGGATTTAACGACAAAAGTTAACAAGCTAAAGGAATCGCAGTATTCAAGATTTCTAAAATTTGGAGGTACTGTGGGAATCAGTGAGTTCGATTTGAAAGGTGATCACGATGAACTAATATGCCCTGTAGAATCCCAAGGAGTGATATAG